One segment of Micromonospora parathelypteridis DNA contains the following:
- a CDS encoding GlsB/YeaQ/YmgE family stress response membrane protein encodes MLVTGYLGAVLIGALVGLLGRLILPGRQRIGLFATFVIGVGSAVLGTVVARALDIDDGANVEVWVLRWDWVVLAIQVGLAIIAVALANMLTFTRLAGGDDKPRRRARRSQAKS; translated from the coding sequence ATGCTGGTAACTGGTTATCTCGGCGCGGTGCTCATCGGTGCCCTCGTCGGCCTGCTCGGCCGACTGATCCTGCCGGGGAGGCAGCGGATCGGGCTCTTCGCCACGTTCGTCATCGGCGTCGGCTCGGCGGTGCTGGGCACCGTGGTCGCCAGGGCGCTCGATATCGACGACGGGGCCAACGTGGAGGTGTGGGTGCTGCGCTGGGACTGGGTTGTGCTCGCGATCCAGGTCGGCTTGGCGATTATCGCCGTGGCGCTGGCGAACATGCTCACCTTCACCCGGCTTGCCGGCGGCGACGACAAGCCCCGTCGGCGTGCCCGTCGCAGCCAGGCCAAGAGCTGA
- a CDS encoding helix-turn-helix domain-containing protein produces the protein MTNDDVPIGRRVARWRVRRSMTQQMLADRLRRSKSWVDKVERGVRSLDRYSVIQELAHVLRVDPEVLLGQQPSTPAGPPDGVDDIRAALARYDTPQAPAQPPEELRREVGYAWLTYQHAHYRQLVRLLPGLLDAAQAARSPELLVQAYRITSSLLVKLGEADLAWLAADRAMTTAADNPILAATATISVGQALRAQDRNHLALTALLPAANRVLQPAIRSGDQEACVSFGDQTARKPLDHGGQGEGRGVGGVLLVQAALAAAGCGEHRRADELIDRAAGIAAQIRGYDDQHRTSFGPIAVEVARVLVAALRGDVAEAVRRHVTVVRREAWRRLPAEYRGAYLVDAARAYLQVGDLRGAARALVDADSVAPAEVRCRPLVRTVIADVARAQPAPAGVARLATLVGLTR, from the coding sequence GTGACCAACGATGACGTCCCGATCGGCCGGCGGGTGGCCCGATGGCGGGTGCGGCGGTCGATGACGCAGCAGATGCTTGCCGACCGGTTGCGTAGGTCGAAGAGCTGGGTGGACAAGGTGGAGCGGGGCGTGCGCTCTCTGGACCGGTACTCGGTGATCCAGGAGTTGGCCCACGTCCTGCGGGTCGACCCGGAGGTGCTGCTCGGCCAGCAGCCGAGCACCCCTGCCGGCCCGCCGGACGGGGTCGACGACATCCGGGCCGCTCTCGCCCGCTACGACACCCCGCAGGCACCGGCCCAGCCGCCGGAGGAGCTGCGGCGGGAGGTCGGGTACGCCTGGTTGACCTACCAGCACGCGCACTACCGACAGTTGGTGCGCCTGCTGCCGGGTCTGCTCGACGCCGCCCAGGCCGCGCGGTCACCGGAGTTGCTGGTGCAGGCGTACCGGATCACCTCGTCGCTGCTGGTCAAGCTCGGCGAGGCTGACCTCGCCTGGCTGGCCGCCGACCGCGCGATGACCACCGCCGCCGACAACCCGATCCTCGCGGCAACGGCCACCATCTCGGTAGGCCAGGCGCTCCGCGCCCAGGACCGCAACCACCTGGCCCTGACCGCCCTGCTACCCGCCGCCAACCGCGTCCTTCAACCCGCAATCCGCTCTGGTGATCAAGAGGCTTGCGTCAGTTTCGGAGATCAAACCGCCCGGAAACCTCTTGATCACGGGGGACAGGGCGAGGGGAGGGGAGTGGGTGGGGTGTTGTTGGTGCAGGCCGCGCTGGCGGCCGCTGGGTGCGGCGAGCACCGGCGGGCCGACGAGTTGATCGACCGGGCCGCGGGGATCGCGGCGCAGATCAGGGGGTACGACGATCAGCACCGCACCAGCTTCGGACCGATCGCCGTCGAGGTGGCGCGGGTGCTGGTGGCGGCCTTGCGGGGTGACGTTGCCGAGGCGGTGCGGCGGCACGTGACCGTGGTGCGGCGGGAGGCGTGGCGGCGGTTGCCGGCCGAGTATCGGGGCGCGTACCTGGTGGACGCCGCACGGGCGTACCTGCAGGTGGGTGACCTGCGCGGCGCCGCACGGGCGCTGGTGGACGCGGACAGTGTCGCGCCGGCCGAGGTTCGGTGTCGGCCTCTGGTGCGTACCGTGATCGCCGATGTTGCCCGCGCGCAGCCGGCGCCGGCCGGCGTGGCGCGACTGGCGACGCTGGTCGGCCTCACCCGCTGA